The genomic window CGGCGACGAGCCGGCGCATCAAGGGCGGAGCGGCGTAGTGGTCATCCTTGAATTCGTCAAACATGATCTCGGCGATATAGTAGGTGGTGTCGATGCCGACGAAGTCCAAGAGCTCCAGTGGTCCCATCGGGTGTCCGCACCCGAGCTTCATCCCGTTGTCAATATCCTCCCGGCTGGCCACCCCTTTTTCATAGGCTCGGACGGCGTCGAGCAGGTAAGGTACAAACAGTAAATTGACCACAAAGCCGGGAGTGTCTTTGGCCACCACCACGGTTTTGCCCAGTTTTTCACCGAACGTCTTGGCCGCACGAAAGGCTTCCTCGGAAGTGACCACCGTTTTCACCACCTCCACCAACTTCATCACAGGCACGGGGTTGAAAAAGTGGAGACCAACGAAGTTGGCGGCGCGCTTGGTGACGGCGGACATATCGGTAATCGGCAACGAGGAGGTGTTAGAGGCGAAAATAGCCGTGGGTTTGACGATACCGTCGAGCTCCTTAAAAAGCTTTCTCTTCTCCTCCATATTTTCAATAATCGCCTCGATGACGATATCACAATCGGACAACTCGGCAAGCTTGGTTGTGCCGGTGATGCGCCCCAGAGCCGCTTCCTTCTCCTGTTGTGTGGCCTTTCCCTTTTCGACCGCGCGGGAAAGGGAACCCTCGATTCGGGAGCGCCCTTTTTTCAACAGCTCATCGCTAACTTCGCGCACGATCACGGCGTATCCAGCCTTGGCGGCTGTTTCGGCGATACCAGAACCCATCAACCCGCAGCCGATAACGCCCACTTTTTTGATTTCCATTTATCCTCCTGAATTTGTAGTCTTCTTTTTATGCTTCCTTAACGCTTCCTTCGGTAAGATATAGAAAATAAAAATTTTTGCGCCAGAGGTTTTTTTCAAGATAAACCTCACGTGAAGCAGAAACGGGCTTGCAGTTTTCCTTGAATTTTGTTTTTTATTTACATGGCCAAACGCCGGATTTTGTTTCTTTGCACCGGCAATTCCTGCCGCAGCCAGATGGCGGAAGGATACGCCCGACAATACGCCCCTTCTGGGTATACGGCCACATCCGCCGGGTTGGACCCGAAAGGTTACATTCATCCCCGGGCAATAATTGTAATGCAAGAGGTGGGGATCGACATCCGCAACCAGACATCCAAGACCTTTGACGCCTCCCAAGCCAAGAACTATGATTTGGTCATCACCCTCTGCGGGGATGCCGAGGAGCGCTGCCCCGCCCTGCCGGCCGGGGTGGCCCGCACCCACTGGCCCTTGCCGGACCCGGCCAAGGCCAACGGTTCCCCGGAAGAGGTGATGGAGACCTTCCGACGGGTGCGGGACGAAATTGGGGAACTTGTAAAGCGGCTTTTTGCCGAGCTGGAACGGCAGGAAAAGTAAGTTTTCGAATTGGTTTTCCCACTTCCGTTCTGGGGTCAAGGAGGAAATGCCTCTTTGCATTGACAAGCCGGTATAAAGAGTATATCGTCCGTTTGGACGCGCAATGGGGCGCGCCGGTGAAGGAGGAAGGGATATGGAAAATTTTCCAACCTGCAAAAAATGCGGCAACGGGGTGCTTTTGCCGCTGTCCGACTACGGCCGGGAAGGGGCCACCATCCAGTTCAAGGCGTGGGTGTGTAGCAACCCGGAATGCGGGTTCAACATTCGCATCGACAACGGCGAGGTCAGCTTTGGACGCCCGCTGACCCAGTCCACTAAATAGAAAAGACCGCTTGGTTATTTGAAGGGGGCGCAACCCCCCTTCTTTTTTTATCTTTGGGGGATGAAGGTATTGGGAATTGAGAGTTCCTGCGACGAGACGGCGGCGGCCGTGGTCGAGGAAGGTCGGGTCCTGTCATCGGTCGTTTCCTCACAGGCTCTGCACTGGAAATACGGCGGCATCGTGCCGGAGCTGGCCGCGCGGGAGCAATTGAAAGCAATCCGGCCGGTGGTGAAAGAGGCGCTGGCGGAAGCGGGTTTACCACTTTCGGCCATCGATGGAATCGCCGTAACCTTCGGACCCGGGTTGGTCGGCTCCTTGGTCGTGGGAGTGGCATTTGCCAAAAGTCTGGCCGTTTCCACAGGCAAGCCGCTGATTGGTGTCAACCACCTTGAAGGGCATATGTTTTCGGTTTTCATCGAGCAGCCGGATCTGCCGCTCCCGGCTGTGGTTTTAATCGCCTCCGGGGGGCACACCGTCCTTTTATCGGTTGCGGAAAAAGGGAAAGCGCGGCTTTTGGGGCAAACGGTGGACGACGCCGCCGGAGAAGCGTTTGACAAAGGGGCGCGGCTTTTGGGGTTGCCGTATCCGGGGGGGCCTTCCATCCAAAAAGCGGCGGAAGGGGGGGACCCGGAGGCCGTGGATTTTCCGCGCCCGATGCTAACGGCGGATAATTTTGAGTTTTCGTTTGCAGGATTGAAGACGGCCTTGGCCGTGTATCTGCAGAAATATCCGGAAGGGGCCGGGGAAAAACCAAACGATTTGGCGGCGGCATATCAAGAGGCGATTGCAGAGACGCTGGCGGAAAAAACCTTGTCGGCTGCCGAACGAACCGGAGCCAAATCGGCGGCGGTTGCGGGCGGCGTTGCCGCGAACCGGCGGTTACGGGAGCTTATCGAACTGCGGGCGAAAAAATCGGGACTGGGGGTTCACTTTCCGGGCTTCCAATTCTGCACGGATAACGCGGCGATGATCGCCTGTGCCGGGGAGTTTTACTTAAAGCGGGGGAAGGCAGCCGATTTATCGCTGGAGGCGTTGCCGAACCTGCCCCTTACTTCATTTGCCGCGGCGTAGGCTGCTACTTGGCCCCGTTGGCAGTCAGGACCGCCGGGAGGGTGCGGAAAAGAATTTTCACATCCTGCCAGAAACTCCAGCCGTCGATATAGGCCAAATCCATTTTCATCCAGTCCTCGAAGTCTACGTTGCTGCGACCGGAAACCTGCCACAAGCAGGTGATGCCGGGGCGGACGGAAAGGCGCCTGCGGTGCTCCAGCCGATAGTGAAAAACCTCCTCCGGTAGCGGGGGGCGGGGGCCGACCAAAGACATTTCCCCCATCACCACGTTGAAGAGTTGGGGTAGTTCGTCCAGCGAAGTTTTGCGCAAGAAACGGCCGACCTTGGTCACCCGCGGGTCGTCGGTCATTTTGAAAACCGGTCCGGACATTTCATTTTTGTGCAGGAGCTCTTTTTTCTTTTGTTCGGCATCGGCCACCATCGTGCGGAACTTGTACATCCAGAAGCGGCGGCCGTTTTGCCCCACGCGCAGCTGTTTGTAAAAAATAGGGCCGGGGGAGGTGGTTTTTATCCAGGCGGCAATGATGAAAATGAACGGCGAGAGAAGGGCCAGCCCCAAGGCGGCCAAGAGCCGGTCCAGCGTGTATTTGACGGTGATGGCGCGCGGCAAGGAAAGAGGGCCGGTCAGTTGTATGACCGGCCAACCCAAAAAGCTCAACCCATCGGAAAGCGGTTGTCCTTCGACCCCGCCGGCTACTGCATCCGTGAACAGATAGCTGGTCACCCCGGCTTTGCGGCAGACCTCCACGGAGAGGCGGATCTTTTCCAGTTCGGAGGGAAGGTTGGAGAAGAGCAGGGCGTCAATGTGACCGTTGGTCAAAATAACGGGCAGATGCTCGTAGAGTCCCACCAAGGGAAGGGGTCGGTAACCCCAGAGCCATTTCGGTTTGTCCCAGTCCACGAAGCCGATCGGCTTGATTCCCCACTGCGGATGCGAAAGCGCCCGTTCAAAAACCGGTTCGGCATGCTCGGTGGACCCGACCACCAAAATGCGCAGATAGTTGTACCCCTTGCGGCGGAAATGCTCCAGCGTTTTGAGCAAAACCAAACGGGAGCCGAACAGAAGAACGAAATCGCACACGGCGAAGAGGGCGGCCGTCGAGCGGCTCTGGGCGGGGTGGCCGAAAATAAAAAACAGAAGGACAAGCACGGCGGTGCCGATGGCGACAATCTGCAGGACCTGCCGCGCCAGAAAGCCGGCCGTTTTCACCCGGTACTGATAGGCCCGGGGAGAAAGCAAAAGCAGGATCGTCCAGGTCAGAAGTATCAAAACCAGCGTGCGAAAAAAGAGGGCATCCGGAATGACTTTGAAATGCGGGTCAAAGGGAACGACGGCCGGAATCAAAGAGGTCAAATGGAAAGCCAAAGCGGTCAGGACCAAATCGATGACCAATTGTGTGCGCCGAAGAATGGTGAGGTTCTGGCTAATCATTTGCTTTTCCCAAAAATTTCTCCTTGGCGACCCACCAGAAAAAACGGGGGTCGTCCACCAGGTAGCGCTTCCAGAGCCGCCCCGGTTCGTTCAGGAGCCGGAAGGCCCATTCGAGCCCCGCTTTTTGCAACCAGGCCGGAGCCCTCTTTTTCTCCCCGGAGTAAAAATCAAAGGCGGCGCCGACGCCGAGGAAGAGCCGGACCGGCACGCGGTTGCGCAGGTGGTAAATCAATTTTTCCTGTTTGGGAGTTCCGAGGGCAGCAAAGACGACGTCCGGCTTTGATTGTTTGAGGACCTGCACAATTTTTTTCAGTTCATCCTGACATTTTTCAAACCCCAGGGGAGGGGAATAATGGCCGGCGATTTTCAAATTCGGGTTTTCCTGCCGCAATTTGTCAATGACTCGGTTGCATACGGAAGGCGTGGCGCCCAGCAGAAAAATGGAGCGGCCCGTTGCGGCCGCGCGGGTCGAGAGGCGGGGGAACAAATCGGCGCCCGTTATCCGCTCCGGCAGGGATTTCCCCAGCCAGCGGGAGGCCCAGAGAAGCGGCATGCCGTCCGGCACCACGAAGCTGGCCCGCCGATAGACTTCCCGAAACTCTCCGTCGGTTTTCAGCCGGACGATATGGTCGACATTGGGAGTTACGACGTAGGCCCCCTTTCCGCGACGCATTTGTTCCTCCAACTTTTGCATAAAAACGTCGAGAGGGTAGGAATCGATTTCCACTCCCAAAAGTGAAACCCTTTTGTGGCCGTTTTTATCCACTCAGCACTTCCTCATACACCGCCCGGGTGGCCGATGCCGTTTGGCGCCAGGAAAAGCGGGCAATGTTTTCTTTCCCCTTCTGCATTAAATCTTTTTTCAATGAGGCCTCGTTCCAAAGCTTTTCGAGCCCCGCTGTCACACTTTCTCCTTGGTGCGGATCGACAAAGAGAACGGAATTTCCGGCCACTTCCGGAAGGGATGAGGTGTTGGAGCACAAAACCGGCGTGCCGACGGACTGGGCTTCCAACACCGGCAGGCCAAAACCCTCGTAAAAGGAAGGAAAGGCCAGAAAATCGGCCAGGGCATAAAGTGCGGGAAGGTCTTCTTTGGGCACATATCCCAGCACTTGAGTTTGCCTTTCCAATTTCAATTTGGAGATTCGTTTAAAAACTTCATCCCTGCCCCAAGCCAACCGTCCGGCCAAAATCAGATGTGCGTCCGGCGCATCTTCAACCAGACGGGCGAAGGCGGAAAGCAGGCCGCTCAAATTTTTGCGCGGTTCCAAGGTTGCCACGGAGAGGATGAAGCGTTCCGGAAGCGTGTATTTCGCGCGTACCGTTTGCTTGCTTTCCCCCGTCACCGGTTTCTCGAATATAGGATCGGGGGCAAGATGGGAGACGGCGATTTTGTCCTCGGGAATTTTTGTAGCCGCGGCTATTTCGGCTTTGGCGCTTGCCGAAATGGTAAGAATTTTTCGGGATTTTTTCAGCGCCCGGCCGGCGAGGGGGGCGAAATAGGTTTTGGCCTTCCAGGAAAGCCGCCCGGTTTTATGCCAGAGGGTGGAATCGAACACCGTGGCAACCTTTGGCGTTTTGGACAATAACCCGGGTGGAAAAGCTGGAAAGTGAATTAAATCCGCTTTTATTTTCCGTTCCATTCCGGGAACCCAGACCTGTTC from Verrucomicrobiia bacterium includes these protein-coding regions:
- a CDS encoding 3-hydroxybutyryl-CoA dehydrogenase encodes the protein MEIKKVGVIGCGLMGSGIAETAAKAGYAVIVREVSDELLKKGRSRIEGSLSRAVEKGKATQQEKEAALGRITGTTKLAELSDCDIVIEAIIENMEEKRKLFKELDGIVKPTAIFASNTSSLPITDMSAVTKRAANFVGLHFFNPVPVMKLVEVVKTVVTSEEAFRAAKTFGEKLGKTVVVAKDTPGFVVNLLFVPYLLDAVRAYEKGVASREDIDNGMKLGCGHPMGPLELLDFVGIDTTYYIAEIMFDEFKDDHYAAPPLMRRLVAAGFMGRKSGRGIYEYDEKGNKK
- a CDS encoding arsenate reductase ArsC, whose product is MFFIYMAKRRILFLCTGNSCRSQMAEGYARQYAPSGYTATSAGLDPKGYIHPRAIIVMQEVGIDIRNQTSKTFDASQAKNYDLVITLCGDAEERCPALPAGVARTHWPLPDPAKANGSPEEVMETFRRVRDEIGELVKRLFAELERQEK
- the tsaD gene encoding tRNA (adenosine(37)-N6)-threonylcarbamoyltransferase complex transferase subunit TsaD, with the protein product MKVLGIESSCDETAAAVVEEGRVLSSVVSSQALHWKYGGIVPELAAREQLKAIRPVVKEALAEAGLPLSAIDGIAVTFGPGLVGSLVVGVAFAKSLAVSTGKPLIGVNHLEGHMFSVFIEQPDLPLPAVVLIASGGHTVLLSVAEKGKARLLGQTVDDAAGEAFDKGARLLGLPYPGGPSIQKAAEGGDPEAVDFPRPMLTADNFEFSFAGLKTALAVYLQKYPEGAGEKPNDLAAAYQEAIAETLAEKTLSAAERTGAKSAAVAGGVAANRRLRELIELRAKKSGLGVHFPGFQFCTDNAAMIACAGEFYLKRGKAADLSLEALPNLPLTSFAAA
- a CDS encoding sugar transferase — translated: MISQNLTILRRTQLVIDLVLTALAFHLTSLIPAVVPFDPHFKVIPDALFFRTLVLILLTWTILLLLSPRAYQYRVKTAGFLARQVLQIVAIGTAVLVLLFFIFGHPAQSRSTAALFAVCDFVLLFGSRLVLLKTLEHFRRKGYNYLRILVVGSTEHAEPVFERALSHPQWGIKPIGFVDWDKPKWLWGYRPLPLVGLYEHLPVILTNGHIDALLFSNLPSELEKIRLSVEVCRKAGVTSYLFTDAVAGGVEGQPLSDGLSFLGWPVIQLTGPLSLPRAITVKYTLDRLLAALGLALLSPFIFIIAAWIKTTSPGPIFYKQLRVGQNGRRFWMYKFRTMVADAEQKKKELLHKNEMSGPVFKMTDDPRVTKVGRFLRKTSLDELPQLFNVVMGEMSLVGPRPPLPEEVFHYRLEHRRRLSVRPGITCLWQVSGRSNVDFEDWMKMDLAYIDGWSFWQDVKILFRTLPAVLTANGAK
- a CDS encoding WecB/TagA/CpsF family glycosyltransferase is translated as MDKNGHKRVSLLGVEIDSYPLDVFMQKLEEQMRRGKGAYVVTPNVDHIVRLKTDGEFREVYRRASFVVPDGMPLLWASRWLGKSLPERITGADLFPRLSTRAAATGRSIFLLGATPSVCNRVIDKLRQENPNLKIAGHYSPPLGFEKCQDELKKIVQVLKQSKPDVVFAALGTPKQEKLIYHLRNRVPVRLFLGVGAAFDFYSGEKKRAPAWLQKAGLEWAFRLLNEPGRLWKRYLVDDPRFFWWVAKEKFLGKAND
- a CDS encoding glycosyltransferase family 1 protein is translated as MKLALDLTSLCRRHTGMEYYALNLSRALLETDGRDEFHLFFRREIHPELRPFADRAVFHLSPFGNQVATEQVWVPGMERKIKADLIHFPAFPPGLLSKTPKVATVFDSTLWHKTGRLSWKAKTYFAPLAGRALKKSRKILTISASAKAEIAAATKIPEDKIAVSHLAPDPIFEKPVTGESKQTVRAKYTLPERFILSVATLEPRKNLSGLLSAFARLVEDAPDAHLILAGRLAWGRDEVFKRISKLKLERQTQVLGYVPKEDLPALYALADFLAFPSFYEGFGLPVLEAQSVGTPVLCSNTSSLPEVAGNSVLFVDPHQGESVTAGLEKLWNEASLKKDLMQKGKENIARFSWRQTASATRAVYEEVLSG